The DNA region AGACACCGGCCGGTCGAAAGGGTTCGCGTTTGTCGAAATGGCCACTCAGGCTGAAGCCGAGAAAGCTATCAGTATGTATAGCGGCCACAAAATGAACGATCGCGACCTTACGGTAAACCTCGCCCGCCCGCGCGAGACGCGCGGCAGCTTTGGTAGTTCATCTGGTTCGAAATACAAAGGCTAGAGTGGCAACCACGGGTGGTCAAGGGGACTCCATGAAATTCAAAGTTGGCGACGAGGTCATGCATACCAGCCAC from Chloroflexota bacterium includes:
- a CDS encoding RNA-binding protein; this translates as MKLYVGNLSYETSEEDLRALFTQAGAVASVALIKDRDTGRSKGFAFVEMATQAEAEKAISMYSGHKMNDRDLTVNLARPRETRGSFGSSSGSKYKG